Proteins from a genomic interval of Hornefia porci:
- a CDS encoding histidine phosphatase family protein: protein MKTTIILVRHGETEWNRAGKFQGMSDIPLSETGRYQASCARDALKGTVIDAAYASPLRRAMETARIILQDRRIAPEPVFDFHEQNAGAWEGLTAEEIRLRYPKELELWSSRPSQVQIPDGETFLHVQQRASRAFWECVHANPGKTILIASHMVCLSALLLGIANLPIDEIWEHPISNAGLNRVEVFTPAETASVTETPSGGAASASAAGGPQDAGPRPGERASITVWNEDSHLPEEFRRRPMFRKQQPSQTQQAQ, encoded by the coding sequence TTGAAAACAACGATAATTTTAGTCCGGCATGGCGAAACAGAATGGAACCGGGCAGGAAAATTCCAGGGAATGAGCGATATTCCTCTCAGCGAGACAGGACGATACCAGGCGTCCTGCGCCCGCGACGCTCTGAAAGGCACGGTGATTGACGCCGCATACGCAAGTCCGCTGCGCCGGGCTATGGAAACGGCCCGCATCATCCTGCAGGATCGCAGAATCGCTCCGGAGCCGGTGTTCGATTTTCATGAACAAAACGCAGGTGCATGGGAAGGCCTGACCGCCGAGGAAATCCGTCTCCGGTATCCGAAGGAGCTCGAGCTCTGGAGCAGCCGTCCCAGTCAGGTTCAGATTCCCGACGGAGAAACGTTTCTGCACGTTCAGCAGCGCGCATCGCGTGCGTTCTGGGAATGCGTCCACGCCAATCCCGGGAAGACGATACTTATCGCATCTCATATGGTCTGCCTGTCCGCCCTGCTTCTGGGGATCGCCAACCTCCCGATTGACGAGATCTGGGAGCACCCGATTTCCAACGCGGGACTGAACCGGGTGGAGGTATTCACCCCTGCGGAAACCGCTTCAGTCACAGAAACCCCTTCGGGCGGCGCGGCGTCTGCCTCTGCGGCAGGCGGTCCGCAGGACGCCGGACCCCGTCCGGGCGAACGCGCGTCAATCACCGTCTGGAATGAAGACAGTCATCTTCCGGAAGAGTTCCGGCGCAGACCGATGTTCCGCAAACAGCAGCCTTCGCAGACTCAGCAGGCGCAATAA
- the epsC gene encoding serine O-acetyltransferase EpsC, giving the protein MTVKNIKDLDVLDICRICDGGGDIDEDALNKEMDDIVQEVLADYSHGRDIDNMNVFEQPDQEIVEEIIHELLMILFPGYYREKEYRTRSTHIKLSVLIEDVMYDLRKQIEVALLFDPEYSDSKKIVRKRAAQKICLDYFRKIPKMREYLNTDIQATFDGDPAADSKDEIVLAYPGLLATAIYRMAHELFLLKVPLLPRMMTEYAHRVTGVDIHPGATIGKYFFIDHATGIVVGSTSIIGEHVKVYQGVTIGALSTKEGHKLHGSKRHPTIEDNVTLYSGASILGGNTVIGEGSVIGGNSFVTKSIAPHSTVTIKTHEMVLGAKNKPEEKELEQDSTWFYVI; this is encoded by the coding sequence ATGACAGTGAAAAACATCAAGGATCTGGATGTTCTAGATATCTGCCGGATCTGCGACGGCGGCGGCGATATCGACGAGGACGCCCTGAACAAAGAGATGGACGATATCGTTCAGGAGGTTCTCGCAGATTACAGCCACGGCAGAGACATCGACAACATGAATGTATTCGAGCAGCCGGATCAGGAAATTGTGGAAGAAATCATCCATGAGCTGCTGATGATTTTGTTCCCCGGTTATTACCGCGAAAAGGAATACCGCACCCGCAGCACGCACATCAAGCTCAGCGTCCTGATTGAAGACGTGATGTACGACCTGCGGAAGCAGATTGAGGTCGCGCTGCTGTTCGACCCGGAATACTCGGACAGCAAGAAGATCGTCCGGAAGCGGGCGGCGCAGAAAATCTGTCTGGACTATTTCCGCAAGATCCCGAAAATGCGGGAATACCTGAATACAGACATACAGGCCACCTTCGACGGCGACCCTGCGGCGGACAGCAAGGACGAGATCGTCCTGGCTTATCCCGGGCTGCTGGCGACAGCCATCTACCGCATGGCGCACGAGCTGTTTCTGCTGAAGGTTCCTCTGCTGCCCCGCATGATGACTGAGTATGCACACCGCGTCACCGGCGTGGACATCCATCCCGGCGCGACCATCGGAAAATACTTCTTCATCGACCACGCCACCGGCATTGTTGTGGGCTCCACCTCCATCATCGGCGAACACGTCAAGGTGTATCAGGGCGTGACCATCGGAGCGCTGTCCACAAAGGAGGGTCACAAGCTTCACGGAAGCAAGCGTCATCCGACGATCGAGGACAATGTGACCCTGTACTCCGGGGCCTCCATCCTCGGCGGCAACACCGTCATCGGCGAAGGCTCCGTCATCGGCGGCAACTCTTTTGTAACAAAATCTATCGCCCCGCACTCCACCGTCACCATCAAGACTCACGAGATGGTGCTGGGCGCGAAAAACAAACCCGAAGAGAAGGAACTGGAACAGGACTCCACATGGTTCTACGTGATTTAG
- a CDS encoding hydrolase: MKEHISREEALELLRKYNKEPFHIRHGLTVEGVMRWYAEELGYGEDRDFWGIVGLLHDIDFEEYPQEHCLKAPELLKEAGVDEDIIHGVVSHGYDLTVDVKPEHEMEKVLYATDELTGLIGAVALMHPSKSVMDMKVKSVRKKFKNLNFAAGCDREVIQAGAEMMGVELDELFDKTIQAMQSCEAAVDAEMKDLGLEE; encoded by the coding sequence ATGAAAGAACACATTTCAAGGGAAGAGGCTCTGGAGCTTCTTCGGAAATATAATAAAGAGCCTTTCCACATCCGTCACGGACTGACGGTGGAGGGCGTCATGCGCTGGTATGCCGAGGAACTGGGATACGGCGAGGACAGAGACTTCTGGGGCATTGTCGGACTGCTTCACGATATCGACTTTGAGGAATATCCGCAGGAGCACTGTCTCAAAGCTCCGGAGCTTCTGAAGGAAGCCGGCGTGGACGAGGATATCATCCACGGCGTGGTGAGTCACGGCTATGATCTGACGGTGGATGTGAAGCCGGAGCACGAGATGGAGAAGGTTCTCTATGCGACGGACGAGCTGACGGGGCTGATCGGTGCTGTGGCGCTGATGCATCCGTCGAAGAGTGTGATGGATATGAAGGTGAAGTCGGTGCGGAAGAAGTTCAAGAATCTGAATTTCGCGGCCGGCTGCGACCGGGAGGTCATTCAGGCAGGCGCTGAGATGATGGGCGTAGAGCTGGATGAGCTTTTCGACAAAACCATACAGGCTATGCAGAGCTGCGAGGCCGCTGTGGATGCGGAAATGAAAGACCTCGGCCTCGAGGAATAA
- the hslO gene encoding Hsp33 family molecular chaperone HslO, whose translation MREKQTDAAAEGGTDYRKAGTTMNDYIARATAADNSIRAFAIRSTDLVEEARRIHHMSPVCTAALGRLLSAGAMMGSMMKGDGDLLTIQYRCDGPIGDMTVTADSAGNVKGYVADPQVDIPRKYKGKLDVGSAVGHGILSVSMDLGLRDPYSGQCEIQTGEIGDDLAYYFTMSEQTPSAVGLGVKVDTDCSVLQAGGFILQLMPFADEETVSALENRVAELEPVTAMLERGMGPEEILTHILGDMGLDIFETGDCRFHCDCSKERVSRALATLNKKDLDEIIADGESIEVRCWFCNKAYQFSIPELTAIEEYGSRQG comes from the coding sequence ATGAGAGAAAAACAGACTGACGCAGCCGCAGAGGGCGGAACAGATTACAGGAAAGCAGGGACTACAATGAACGACTACATCGCGCGGGCCACCGCGGCAGACAACAGCATCCGGGCATTTGCCATTCGCTCCACAGATCTGGTGGAGGAAGCGCGCCGGATCCATCACATGTCACCCGTCTGCACCGCAGCGCTGGGCAGACTTTTGTCGGCGGGAGCAATGATGGGTTCTATGATGAAGGGTGACGGAGATCTTCTGACCATCCAGTACCGGTGCGACGGCCCCATCGGCGACATGACCGTCACGGCGGACAGCGCCGGCAATGTCAAGGGATATGTGGCGGATCCTCAGGTGGACATCCCGAGGAAGTACAAAGGAAAGCTTGACGTCGGCTCCGCCGTCGGGCACGGCATCCTCAGCGTCAGCATGGATCTGGGACTGCGGGATCCTTACAGCGGACAGTGCGAGATTCAGACCGGAGAAATCGGCGACGATCTTGCCTACTATTTTACAATGTCGGAGCAGACACCCTCCGCGGTGGGGCTGGGCGTGAAGGTGGATACCGACTGCTCCGTGCTTCAGGCGGGCGGATTCATTCTGCAGCTCATGCCCTTTGCCGATGAGGAGACGGTTTCCGCGCTGGAAAACCGGGTCGCGGAACTGGAGCCGGTAACCGCGATGCTGGAGCGCGGCATGGGACCGGAGGAAATTCTGACGCACATCCTCGGAGACATGGGGCTCGATATATTTGAGACCGGGGACTGCCGCTTTCACTGCGACTGCTCTAAGGAGAGAGTTTCCCGGGCTCTGGCCACACTGAACAAAAAAGACCTGGATGAAATCATCGCCGACGGCGAGTCCATCGAGGTCCGATGCTGGTTCTGCAACAAAGCCTATCAGTTTTCAATTCCTGAGCTGACCGCAATTGAGGAGTACGGCTCCCGGCAGGGCTGA
- a CDS encoding DMT family transporter, translating to MKKVVVCVCLTAFLFGTMEVALKTGGGNMDSVQLTFLRFMIGGLILAPFGIVEARKNSLRITKGEAGWLFLVGVMGIPVSMLCFQLGVERCNAATAAALICLNPLFTMVIAHLFTSEKMDRVKSAAFVIGLAAAVFMIRPWDVQEGNTIPGIILMLIASVTFAAYTVMGKRTVGRIGTFAQTSISFILGSLVLLAVIAGTGRPVMDGVADNWMIVAYCGIFVTGLGYLFYFIAIRCSDATTGSIAFFIKPAIAPFLAVLLLNETVYWNTIVGIVLLISASFLTLYDARRGLARETLVTVSDEALQKLEAESSAARARG from the coding sequence ATGAAAAAGGTGGTCGTTTGCGTGTGTCTGACGGCGTTTTTATTTGGCACGATGGAGGTTGCCCTGAAAACAGGGGGCGGAAACATGGATTCCGTACAGCTCACGTTCCTGCGGTTCATGATCGGCGGTCTGATTCTGGCGCCCTTCGGAATTGTGGAGGCAAGGAAGAACAGTCTTCGGATAACAAAAGGGGAGGCGGGCTGGCTGTTCCTGGTCGGCGTTATGGGGATTCCCGTGAGTATGCTCTGCTTTCAGCTGGGCGTCGAGAGATGCAACGCGGCGACGGCTGCGGCTCTGATCTGTCTGAATCCGCTGTTCACGATGGTCATCGCCCATCTGTTCACCTCTGAGAAAATGGACAGAGTGAAGAGCGCGGCCTTTGTAATCGGGCTGGCCGCGGCAGTGTTCATGATCCGGCCCTGGGACGTGCAGGAGGGAAATACGATTCCCGGAATCATCCTGATGCTCATCGCATCCGTGACCTTCGCGGCGTACACCGTCATGGGAAAACGCACCGTCGGCAGAATCGGAACGTTCGCGCAGACCAGCATCAGCTTCATCCTGGGATCGCTGGTGCTGCTGGCAGTTATCGCCGGTACCGGCCGCCCGGTCATGGACGGCGTGGCGGACAACTGGATGATCGTCGCATACTGCGGAATCTTCGTGACCGGCCTCGGCTATCTGTTCTATTTCATCGCGATTCGCTGCTCCGACGCGACGACGGGTTCCATCGCCTTCTTCATCAAGCCTGCAATTGCACCGTTTCTGGCCGTTCTCCTGCTGAACGAAACGGTTTACTGGAACACGATTGTCGGAATTGTCCTGCTGATTTCCGCATCGTTCCTGACGCTGTACGACGCCAGGCGCGGTCTGGCACGGGAAACCCTCGTCACGGTCAGCGACGAGGCGCTTCAGAAGCTGGAAGCCGAGAGCTCGGCGGCCAGGGCCAGAGGTTAA
- a CDS encoding LysR family transcriptional regulator, whose product MDNRKYEALINIAETGSITQAAERMGYTQSGITQMINSLERELGVRLLRRTNKGANLTQNGLTLLPYMREEHRWERTIRQECDRMSGKETGTVTVGCLSSISTAWMPRILEIFAQQFPNIKINMLEHEAPELERMLMSGRIDLALMEVAEKKSYISRVLVWDEVFAVVPENHPLSLKDKITLEEMSQYPFISYATGAISRPDELWPETFTSHKVKFNVMYTCKNDMTAIQMVKHHLGVTLAGDLMLENYPPDTINISLDPPMFRSLGIAQRPGEEPLPATRSFTECVIDTVG is encoded by the coding sequence ATGGATAACCGAAAATATGAAGCGCTGATCAACATCGCCGAGACCGGCAGCATCACACAGGCCGCGGAACGCATGGGCTACACGCAGTCCGGAATCACTCAGATGATCAACTCTCTGGAGCGGGAACTGGGCGTCAGACTTCTTCGACGCACCAACAAAGGAGCCAATCTGACGCAGAACGGGCTGACGCTGCTGCCGTACATGCGGGAGGAGCATCGCTGGGAGCGGACGATCCGGCAGGAATGCGACCGGATGAGCGGCAAGGAAACCGGAACTGTTACAGTGGGGTGCCTCTCCAGCATCAGCACCGCCTGGATGCCGCGCATCCTGGAAATCTTCGCGCAGCAGTTTCCGAATATCAAGATCAACATGCTGGAGCACGAGGCCCCGGAGCTGGAGCGCATGCTGATGAGCGGGCGCATCGATCTGGCTCTGATGGAGGTGGCGGAGAAGAAGAGCTACATTTCCCGGGTTCTGGTATGGGACGAGGTCTTCGCCGTCGTCCCGGAGAATCATCCTTTGTCCCTGAAAGACAAAATCACGCTGGAGGAGATGAGCCAATATCCCTTCATCTCCTACGCGACCGGAGCGATTTCCCGGCCGGACGAGCTGTGGCCGGAGACCTTCACCTCCCACAAAGTCAAGTTCAACGTCATGTATACCTGCAAAAATGACATGACTGCGATTCAGATGGTCAAGCATCATCTGGGCGTCACGCTGGCCGGCGACCTGATGCTGGAGAATTATCCTCCGGACACCATCAACATCTCCCTGGATCCGCCCATGTTCCGTTCTCTCGGAATCGCACAAAGACCGGGCGAGGAGCCTTTGCCCGCCACCCGGTCCTTTACAGAGTGCGTTATCGATACGGTCGGTTAA
- a CDS encoding InlB B-repeat-containing protein: MKTRNLRSRITILLLAVLMTVTFMPGLSFMTGTTDVYAATSVSDVFEGLPVTANPGTGTTQWTATADKILKSGNAGKSYSTSTLTLTFTADTHISFEYKVSSEKKYDKFSIMHGSTALVKDASGEVDWTGAEADVKSGDTMVFTYSKDSSGDGGDDTCYLRNFSAGEALVVTFHNGSETLEQKIYGGKGTLQTNTFTRTGQVFAGWAESADGTVKYPDGAGITLNSSIDLYAVWDDAYTVIFDNNGSTDSVDVARNTAIGTAKMPADPTRKGYTFGGWYNKEDRLTKDTVIKSDVTYTAKWTPVTYTVRFDANGGTGTMDSITATYDQEVVLPKNGFTRSGYTFVGWGTSGSSKTYGEDQTVSNLKSRQDDVQTLYAVWAGNDVAVTVDLNYDTDNRTVSRTGVVGSNYNYISSGSSAKYSELKDPTRDGWNFKGWFDAAEGGYTITSQYKFTAEDALKGKTLYAHWAQAVTLTFDANGGSCYVSSKSIDRGTAYGSLPSASLDGKVFDGWYTAAEGGQKIDPDTVFNENTRLYAHYRNYQNRISFSANGGEGSMEPLTVENGVTARLPKCTFTRDGYKFVKWCASSSPSNWSKSYDDEEDYIWNASYGDGYGQTLYAVWEETVFHKAFTSVRTALPEDDIVRNTGSLKLPTEGDGYKVSYKSSDTDCISDTGDVTALPLMGTVNVTITATVTDTSDNSTQSKDFVLTVYSEKAIQTTESLNTAAASLTGNLTPVFGTDTDATEIIRTRLKNSGYENITISVKEKSEGRYSSIDKDGTIHYYFNPAMSGNGDYFYTTFLLSRDGITVEKQMYTLMPWDQKKVSEVLQSELDRITFPSEPVTKGGLSTLPRYPVKEGVTSPDYSQYDNFNGWATVTWTSDDSSVVKVGDAPDYPYYSPYAVTVNPKAYDKEVRLTATIRCNSLDAVTVTKDYTVTVKGTSENANEALEAELQEKLDKGMENPGLTDFSTGRALDTDRVTDNIQFPTTRDFRIDGKYQPVTITSSNEDVIEPWKNKDGEPLNNAASVKVYRPLPGKPPVKVTITVTITDKATGVKVSRNIDVTVQPLTQEELETAKALMKKAVSGYWDGIRNNNTAKDNITGDLQSFQEINADNDGSVSFIYRADEKTRTGVSADTYVENPDGGNDNDYRRFNSSEPSVIADSNLLVSKPEYDTEVTVDSYLTHEVYGKYFVKARKDGDKDAMSLFAGLYRQHAEATMTVRGEKGADPNPDAGVSVSFRLLGQKGETLLNLRTVSVKKNASAFDVLTKALKENGYSYTGSSSYISAITTPSGKVLAQKEAGDNSGWMYKVNGELTDKTLGEMKLQDGDEMVFFYTSDYTAKTAVITFDSDGGSKIAAVTVGKGQKIAAPAAPEKDGYNFAGWYDSAGNKFDFNTIIEDDLTLKAAWSKKDAVKPNPEETAEKPLLQARSLSQTKKSLRLQWKKISGAASYTVYASRCDGKKNYKKVTSTRGLKTTVSRISGKKLRKGTYYKMYVVAKDSRGRILSKSLTVHVTTDGGKYTNPGKLSLQNASAIRKKLKSMKPGQTCKVSTRQTLQSKKLKFRKHRGVVYESSDPSVATVSSSGKIRAVKAGSCSVYAYAQNGVYVRVTVTVR, encoded by the coding sequence ATGAAAACAAGAAATCTCAGGAGCAGAATCACAATTCTACTCCTGGCGGTACTGATGACCGTAACCTTCATGCCGGGACTTTCTTTCATGACCGGCACGACAGACGTATATGCGGCAACGTCCGTCAGCGACGTTTTCGAAGGACTGCCGGTCACGGCGAACCCGGGAACGGGAACGACACAGTGGACGGCGACTGCCGACAAGATCCTGAAGTCCGGTAATGCCGGTAAGAGTTACTCCACGAGTACCCTGACACTGACATTTACGGCAGACACTCATATTTCTTTTGAGTACAAAGTGTCCTCAGAAAAGAAATATGATAAATTCAGCATCATGCACGGCAGCACAGCGCTGGTGAAAGACGCCAGCGGAGAAGTCGACTGGACCGGAGCGGAGGCTGACGTCAAATCCGGCGATACGATGGTCTTTACCTATTCAAAGGACAGCAGCGGAGACGGTGGAGACGATACTTGCTATCTGCGCAATTTCAGTGCGGGAGAGGCTTTAGTCGTCACCTTCCACAACGGTTCAGAAACCCTTGAGCAGAAAATCTACGGCGGCAAAGGCACACTGCAGACCAACACGTTCACCAGAACAGGGCAGGTCTTTGCCGGATGGGCGGAATCCGCAGACGGCACAGTGAAATATCCGGACGGTGCAGGCATTACACTGAACAGTTCCATCGATCTGTACGCCGTATGGGATGACGCTTATACAGTAATATTCGATAATAACGGCAGCACCGATTCCGTTGACGTTGCCCGGAACACCGCAATCGGAACCGCAAAGATGCCCGCGGATCCGACCAGAAAAGGATATACCTTCGGCGGCTGGTATAACAAAGAAGATCGGCTGACGAAGGACACCGTGATCAAAAGCGATGTAACCTACACAGCAAAATGGACGCCGGTCACATATACTGTCCGTTTCGATGCAAACGGGGGAACCGGAACAATGGACTCCATTACAGCCACCTATGATCAGGAAGTTGTTCTGCCGAAGAACGGGTTTACCCGCAGCGGATATACCTTTGTCGGCTGGGGGACTTCCGGCTCCTCAAAAACCTACGGAGAAGATCAGACTGTCAGTAACCTGAAAAGCAGACAGGACGACGTGCAGACACTGTACGCGGTCTGGGCAGGAAATGACGTCGCCGTTACTGTCGATCTGAACTATGACACCGATAACAGGACGGTCTCCCGAACCGGAGTCGTAGGATCGAACTACAACTACATCAGCTCCGGGTCTTCCGCAAAGTACAGCGAGCTGAAGGACCCGACGAGAGACGGCTGGAACTTCAAAGGCTGGTTCGATGCGGCAGAAGGCGGGTACACAATTACCAGTCAGTACAAATTTACAGCGGAAGACGCTCTGAAAGGGAAAACCCTGTACGCCCACTGGGCGCAGGCGGTAACTCTCACCTTTGATGCCAACGGCGGAAGCTGCTATGTATCCTCCAAGAGCATCGACAGAGGGACTGCCTACGGCTCTCTGCCCTCCGCATCCCTGGACGGAAAGGTCTTCGACGGCTGGTATACCGCCGCAGAGGGAGGTCAGAAAATTGATCCGGATACTGTTTTCAATGAAAACACCCGGCTTTACGCACACTATCGCAACTATCAGAACAGAATTTCCTTCAGCGCCAACGGCGGCGAAGGCAGTATGGAGCCTCTGACCGTAGAGAACGGCGTAACTGCAAGACTTCCGAAATGCACATTCACCCGGGACGGATATAAGTTTGTGAAATGGTGCGCAAGCAGTTCTCCGTCCAACTGGTCGAAATCATATGACGATGAAGAGGACTACATCTGGAACGCCTCTTACGGTGACGGTTACGGACAGACACTGTATGCCGTCTGGGAGGAAACTGTATTCCACAAGGCATTTACATCTGTCCGGACAGCTCTTCCGGAGGACGACATCGTCCGGAATACAGGTTCCCTGAAACTGCCGACAGAGGGCGACGGGTATAAAGTATCTTATAAAAGCAGTGACACTGACTGCATATCCGACACCGGAGATGTAACCGCTCTGCCGCTGATGGGTACTGTCAACGTTACGATTACGGCAACCGTCACCGACACATCAGACAACTCCACACAGAGCAAAGACTTTGTTCTCACGGTCTATTCCGAAAAGGCGATTCAGACCACTGAATCTCTGAATACCGCGGCAGCCTCGCTCACCGGCAATCTGACTCCTGTCTTCGGAACAGATACCGATGCGACCGAAATAATCCGCACACGGCTGAAAAATTCCGGATACGAGAACATTACAATATCCGTGAAGGAGAAATCCGAAGGAAGATATTCCTCCATCGACAAAGATGGAACGATCCACTATTACTTCAATCCCGCGATGTCCGGCAACGGCGATTATTTCTATACGACATTCCTGCTCAGCAGAGACGGCATCACCGTTGAAAAACAGATGTACACTCTGATGCCGTGGGATCAGAAAAAGGTTTCAGAAGTACTGCAGTCTGAACTGGATCGCATAACATTTCCGTCAGAGCCGGTCACAAAGGGCGGACTGTCAACGCTTCCGCGTTATCCGGTCAAAGAAGGCGTAACCAGTCCTGATTACAGTCAGTACGACAACTTCAACGGCTGGGCGACGGTCACATGGACATCGGACGATTCTTCCGTCGTAAAGGTGGGAGACGCGCCGGACTACCCATATTATTCACCGTATGCGGTGACCGTTAACCCAAAGGCTTATGACAAGGAGGTCAGACTGACCGCAACAATCCGATGCAACAGTCTGGACGCTGTCACGGTAACAAAGGATTACACCGTGACTGTCAAAGGAACCTCTGAGAACGCAAACGAAGCATTGGAGGCCGAGCTTCAGGAAAAACTGGACAAGGGCATGGAGAATCCGGGTCTCACCGATTTTTCCACAGGCAGGGCGCTGGACACCGACCGTGTCACAGACAATATACAGTTCCCGACGACCAGAGATTTCAGGATCGATGGCAAATATCAGCCGGTTACGATCACCAGCAGCAACGAGGACGTGATTGAACCCTGGAAGAACAAGGACGGCGAGCCCCTGAACAATGCGGCATCCGTCAAAGTCTATCGGCCTCTTCCGGGAAAGCCTCCGGTAAAAGTCACGATTACGGTAACCATCACAGACAAGGCGACCGGCGTCAAAGTCTCCAGAAACATCGACGTCACCGTACAGCCGCTGACACAAGAGGAACTGGAAACCGCTAAAGCATTAATGAAAAAAGCCGTGAGCGGATACTGGGACGGAATAAGAAACAATAATACAGCGAAAGATAACATCACCGGAGATCTGCAGAGTTTCCAGGAAATCAACGCCGACAATGACGGTTCAGTCTCTTTCATATACCGGGCCGATGAAAAAACCCGGACCGGCGTCAGTGCGGATACCTATGTGGAGAATCCTGACGGCGGCAATGATAATGACTACCGCAGATTCAACTCCAGCGAACCCTCTGTGATAGCCGATTCCAACCTGCTTGTCAGCAAACCGGAATACGATACAGAGGTCACCGTAGACAGTTATCTGACACATGAAGTCTACGGAAAATACTTTGTAAAAGCCCGAAAAGACGGTGACAAAGACGCAATGTCGCTGTTTGCCGGGCTCTATCGTCAGCATGCAGAAGCGACGATGACGGTCAGGGGCGAAAAAGGTGCGGATCCCAATCCGGACGCCGGAGTTTCCGTATCCTTCCGTCTGCTCGGACAGAAGGGTGAAACCCTCCTGAATCTGAGAACGGTTTCCGTTAAGAAAAACGCTTCCGCCTTCGATGTTCTGACAAAGGCATTAAAGGAAAACGGGTATTCCTATACAGGAAGCTCCAGCTACATCTCAGCCATAACAACGCCCTCCGGCAAAGTTCTGGCTCAGAAGGAGGCCGGGGACAACAGCGGATGGATGTACAAAGTCAACGGCGAATTAACCGACAAAACACTCGGGGAAATGAAACTGCAGGACGGAGATGAGATGGTGTTCTTCTATACCTCTGATTATACTGCGAAAACGGCTGTCATCACATTTGATTCCGACGGAGGCTCTAAAATCGCCGCCGTGACGGTCGGCAAAGGGCAAAAGATCGCCGCACCGGCAGCGCCGGAAAAAGACGGATACAATTTCGCCGGCTGGTATGATTCTGCAGGAAACAAATTCGATTTCAATACGATAATCGAGGACGACCTGACGCTGAAGGCCGCATGGAGCAAAAAGGACGCTGTAAAACCCAATCCGGAAGAAACCGCAGAAAAGCCTCTGCTTCAGGCCAGATCCCTCAGTCAGACGAAAAAATCACTCCGTCTCCAATGGAAGAAAATCTCCGGAGCGGCCAGCTATACTGTCTACGCAAGCAGATGTGACGGGAAGAAAAACTACAAAAAAGTCACCTCTACAAGAGGTCTGAAAACGACTGTCAGCCGGATTTCCGGAAAGAAACTCAGAAAAGGCACTTACTATAAGATGTACGTTGTCGCAAAGGACAGCCGCGGCAGGATTCTCTCAAAATCGCTGACTGTTCATGTCACAACAGACGGAGGCAAGTATACCAATCCCGGAAAGCTCTCCCTGCAGAACGCCTCCGCAATCAGAAAAAAACTGAAGTCCATGAAGCCCGGACAGACCTGCAAGGTCAGCACGAGGCAGACACTTCAGTCGAAAAAACTGAAATTCCGGAAGCATCGCGGAGTGGTGTACGAATCCTCTGACCCGTCGGTCGCAACAGTAAGCTCCTCCGGGAAGATCAGAGCTGTGAAAGCCGGCTCCTGCTCGGTCTACGCTTATGCGCAGAACGGAGTTTACGTCAGAGTCACTGTCACTGTCAGGTAA
- the nrdG gene encoding anaerobic ribonucleoside-triphosphate reductase activating protein: MGAALRLAGVIRESIVDGPGIRFVIFCQGCPHRCPGCHNAETHDFSGGYDCDIDKILAAVDANPLLQGITFSGGEPACQPAPFYALAKEIKRRGLNVWMYTGYTLEELSRLARSGPESPCRLAEDRKALRKLLNTIDVLVDGKYIEAQRDLTLRYRGSTNQRVIDMNQTRETGTLTLTEY, translated from the coding sequence GTGGGCGCGGCTCTTCGGCTCGCCGGCGTTATCCGCGAATCCATCGTAGACGGTCCCGGAATACGGTTCGTCATCTTCTGTCAGGGCTGCCCTCACCGGTGCCCCGGCTGTCATAACGCCGAAACTCACGATTTCTCCGGCGGCTATGACTGTGATATCGACAAAATCCTCGCCGCTGTGGACGCTAACCCCCTTCTTCAGGGGATCACCTTCAGCGGCGGAGAGCCGGCGTGTCAGCCGGCTCCTTTCTATGCGCTGGCAAAGGAGATCAAACGCCGCGGTCTGAATGTCTGGATGTATACCGGGTACACGCTGGAGGAGCTGTCCCGCCTGGCCCGCTCCGGGCCGGAAAGCCCCTGCCGGCTGGCAGAGGACCGGAAAGCGCTGCGAAAGCTGCTGAACACCATCGACGTTCTGGTTGACGGAAAATACATAGAGGCGCAGCGCGACCTGACCCTCCGGTACCGCGGAAGCACCAACCAGCGGGTCATCGACATGAACCAGACCCGCGAAACCGGCACGCTGACCCTGACAGAATACTGA